The following are encoded together in the Anaerolineae bacterium genome:
- a CDS encoding FxsA family protein: MLLKLFLAFTLIPVAEIYLLIKVGHSIGALNTVLVVIITAFVGANLARIQGLQTMIRIKTGLQQGITPTEDLVDAFIIFLAGIVLLTPGFITDIAGLLLLFPVTRYHFKRYLRAKFDEWIKNQTIHIGRFPG, translated from the coding sequence ATGCTTTTAAAACTTTTTCTAGCCTTCACCCTGATACCGGTTGCTGAAATATACCTGCTGATAAAGGTAGGACATTCCATAGGAGCTTTAAACACGGTGTTAGTGGTAATCATAACCGCTTTCGTGGGCGCAAACCTTGCCCGCATACAGGGTCTTCAAACCATGATCCGCATTAAAACCGGTCTTCAGCAGGGAATAACGCCGACAGAAGATCTGGTTGACGCCTTTATAATATTTTTAGCGGGAATTGTTCTTTTAACCCCCGGTTTCATCACCGATATTGCCGGACTGCTGCTGCTTTTTCCTGTAACCAGATACCACTTTAAAAGATATTTAAGAGCTAAATTTGACGAGTGGATCAAGAATCAGACCATACATATCGGCCGCTTTCCTGGATAA